The DNA segment GGTGCTGGCGTTTTTGAGGTAGTCTCTATGAAAATACAAAACCCGCATTTCGCGGGTTTTGTATTTTACCTGACTTATCAATATTACTCCGGGAATGTCAGCGTATTCCCCGGTGCCTCACGGTTGATGTGCAGGAAGTTCAGATGACGTTCGTACTGATCCAGAATGTCGTTGATCACCTGATGTTTAGTGAAATCCATCAGGTCGTTACCCTGCGTCCCTTCCAGCAGGAACGTCTCCAGACGGTAATAGTTGGATTTACCCGCCCGTGCGCGATAGGTAAACGCAGGGACGGCGTAACGCACCGGCCAAATCTGATAGATAAAGTTCTGCTCTTCGCCGAGCGCTACCTGCAACTCCAGATGACTTATCTTCTCGTCTTCTTCCGGTTCGTGCTCGGTAAACGTCACTTTCGCGCCACGCAGCTCCAGTTCCTGCGCCACTTCCTGCATCGCAGGGCGGCACACGGTATCCATCATTTTCTGCGTATGCGTGGTGCCCGGATAATTCATCACCCGCGACAGGCGCTGCTTCCAGTTTAGCGCCGCATCACTGGTGGCCGGCAGCGGTGCCAGCGACTGCTGGGTGCTGGCGCGGCGATAATCTTCCAGCCGCAGCGATTTATACAATCCGGCCATGATGAAGAAAATCACAAAACTGAACGGTAGCCCCATAATCACCGTGGTGTTTTGCAGCGCCGATACCCCATCGGTCATCAGCATCCCCAGCGTCAGAACACCGATGGTGACTGACCAGAAGATCCGCAGCCAGTTTGGCGCATCGTTATTGATGTCCGCCAGCTTCGAGGTGAAATTACCCAGCACCAGCGAACCGGAATCTGCCGAGGTGACGTAAAACAGCAGGCCGGTGATAGTGGCCACTGAAGCACTCAGCGTAAAGCCCGGATACTGCGCCAGCAGGCTGTATACGCCGCGCTCAGGATGTGAAATCACTTCGTTAGCGAAATCCAGATTGCCGTGCAGGATCTGATACAGCGCGCTGTTACCGAAAATCGACAACCACAACAGGGTGAAGACGAACGGGATGATAAGCGTACCCAACACGAACTGACGGATGGTCCGGCCACGGGAAATACGTGCCAGGAACAGACCGACAAACGGCGACCAGGCGACCCACCACGCCCAGAAGAACAGTGTCCAGCTGTTCATCCACTCGGTCGGGCGGTCAAACGCAAAGGTGTTGAGCGTCATCCCCATAAACCGGTTGATGTAATCGCCGATGTTCAGCACCAGCGCATTGAGCAGGAACTCGGTATTGCCGAAGAACAGCAGGAACAGGATCAGTCCCAGCGCCAGCAGTACGTTAAGCTCCGATAAAATACGAATACCTTTATTCACGCCCGAGGTGACAGAAACTGTCGCCATCACTACCGACAGCAGGATCAGCGCCGCCTGCACCGTCAGATTCTCTGGAATGTGGAACAGCACTTTCAGCCCGTAATTCAGCTGGACTACACCGATCCCCAGCGTGGTCGCAATCCCAAAAATCGTACCGACAACGGCTGCAATATCCACACTGTGACCGATCGGGCCATTAATACGTTTGCCGAAAATCGGGTACAGCGCCGAGCGGATAGTCAGTGGCAGGTTATAACGGTAGCTGAAATAGCCCAGCGCAATCCCCATCAGCGCGTACATCGCCCAGCCGGTCAGGCCGTAATGGAACAGCGTCCAGGTCATCGCCTGTCGTGCCGCTTCCAGCGTCTGACCGTTGCCTTCCGGGGGCAACATATACTGCGTTACCGGTTCAGCGACCGAGAAGAACATCAGGTCGATGCCGATCCCGGCAGCAAATAACATTGCCGCCCAGCTCATCATGCTGAATTCGGGTTTGGATTGTTCAGGACCCAGTTTGATCGAGCCGAAGCGCGAGCAGGCAATGAACACTACAAACACGATGTACAGCGTCGCCGCCAGCATGTAATACCAGCCGAAAGTAGCGGACACCCAGTTGAGGGTGAGACTTATCCATTTTCCCGATAAATCGGTGAAGAAAATGGTCATCAATGTGAAGGCTAAAATCAGACCGGCTGAGGTGAAGAAAACCACCTTGTTCAGCTGATCGCGAGGTTTCTCAGAATGTTTTTCTGTCGTATCGGCAGTCGCCATCTTTTCCCCTGATTTGTTAATTACTCTCTAATTTTCAATAAAATGGGTTCTAACTCATCTCAAAATTCATACAAATTACTAACGTATTGGTAATAAAATATATGCATTTTTAATTGAACGTTCAATCAAAAAAAAGTTAAATAGGTGACGTCAGAGCGTTAACAAGGTTGAACGAAAGCGTAAAAAAATGGTTTTTTTAGCACGTTTCAGCCCGCTCATTTTCAGGAGTCGGACCCATGCCCAAAGTAGGAATGCAGCCCATCAGACGGCAGCAATTGATTGAGGCAACACTGGCCGCGGTGAACGAAGTCGGGATGCACGATGCCTCGATTTCACAAATCGCACGCCGTGCCGGCGTTTCCAACGGCATCATCAGTCACTACTTTCGTGACAAGAATGGGCTGCTGGAAGCGACCATGCGTTATTTGCTCAGTCATTTGGGAGAAGGGGTGCAGCTGCGGTTATCACAAATGACGGATACCGCACCGACGGCGCGGCTGCATGCCATTGCAGAAGCCAATTTTGACGACAGTCAGACCAACAGCGCGGCGATGAAAACCTGGCTGGCCTTCTGGGCGAGCAGCATGCATCACCCGCAGCTGTACCGTCTGCAACAGGTCAACAGCCGCCGGCTCTATTCAAATTTATGTTCTGAATTCAGACGTTTTCTGCCTAAGGCTGAAGCCCGTCTGGCTGCGCAAAGTACCGCTGCCCTGATTGACGGCCTGTGGCTGCGCGGGGCGCTCAGCGGTAAAGAGTTTAACCGCGCTGAGGCGATGAAAATCACCCGTCGCCATATCGAAGCACAGCTCATTCAGGTTCAGCAGTAACACTGCAGAAAACTTTCAGACCGCACAGACCGAGGAGAGAATTATGTCCCGCTACGGCAAACAAAAACTTTATATCAACGGACGTTTTCAGGACAGCACCGGTGATGACACCTTTGACGCGATTAACCCGGCCAACGGCGAAGTGATTGCACAGCTGTCCGCCGCCACGCAGGCGGATGTCAGTCTGGCGGTAAAAGCCGCGCATAAAGGTCAGAAAGTCTGGGCCGCGATGACCGCCATGAGCCGCTCGCGTATTCTGCGCCGCGCGGTGGATATTCTGCGTGATCGTAACGATGAGCTGGCAGCGATTGAAACTGCTGACACGGGCAAGGCGCTGTCTGAAACGCTGGCGGTGGATATCGTCACCGGCGCTGACGTACTCGAGTACTACGCAGGGCTTATTCCGGCGATTGAAGGCCAGCAAATACCGCTGCGCGATTCTTCCTTCGTTTATACCCGCCGCGAACCGCTGGGCGTGGTGGCCGGTATCGGCGCGTGGAACTATCCGATTCAGATTGCCTTATGGAAATCAGCCCCGGCGCTGGCCGCCGGTAACGCAATGGTCTTCAAACCGAGCGAAAATACTTCGCTGACTGCGCTCAAGCTGGCCGAAATCTACACCGAAGCCGGTGTGCCGGACGGCGTGTTTAGCGTTGTCACCGGTGCGGCGAGCGTCGGACAGGCGTTAACCGATCACCCTGATATCGCCAAAGTTTCTTTCACCGGCGGTGTCAAAACCGGCAAAAAAGTGATGGCCAGCGCGTCAGCCTCCACGCTCAAAGAAGTCACTATGGAACTGGGCGGTAAGTCACCGCTGATCGTGTTTGAAGATGCAGATCTGGATAAAGCGGCCGATATCGCCATGATGGCCAACTTCTACAGTTCCGGTCAGGTATGTACCAACGGCACCCGTGTGTTTATTCCAAAAGCATTGCAAAAGGCATTCGAAGCCAAAGTGCTGGAGCGCGTGAAGCGTATCCGCATGGGGGATCCGACCGATGAAAACGTCAACTTTGGCCCGCTGGTCAGTTTCGCGCATATGGAATCCGTGCTGCGTTATATCGAAAGCGGCAAGCAAGAGGGTGCAACTCTGCTGACCGGCGGTGAACGCGTGACCACCGGCGAATTTGCCAAAGGTGCATATGTTGCGCCGACGGTCTTCTCCGATTGTCGCGATGACATGCTGATCGTCCGCGAAGAAATCTTCGGGCCGGTGATGAGCATTCTGACGTACGAAAGTGAAGAGGAAGTGATCCGTCGGGCCAACGATACCGAATACGGTCTGGCGGCCGGTCTGGTGACGCAGGATCTCAACCGCGCGCACCGCGTGATCCACAAACTCGAAGCCGGGATTTGCTGGGTCAACACCTGGGGCGAATCTGCCGCCGAAATGCCAGTCGGTGGTTATAAACATTCCGGCGTGGGGCGCGAAAACGGCGTTACGACGCTTGAGCATTACACCCAAATCAAATCCGTGCAGGTCGAACTGGGCGAATTCAGCTCAGTCTTTTAATCCGCCGCAACAGAGGAGATTTCAATGGATTACGATTACATCATCATCGGTGCCGGTTCTGCCGGCAACGTACTCGCCACCCGCCTGACCGAAGACAGCAGCGTCAGCGTGCTGTTGCTCGAAGCCGGTGGCCCGGATTACCGTCTGGATTTCCGCACGCAGATGCCAGCGGCGCTGGCTTTCCCGTTGCAGGGGCGCCGGTATAACTGGGCGTATGAAACCGATCCGGAACCACACATGAATAACCGCCGCATGGAGTGCGGACGCGGTAAAGGGCTGGGCGGATCGTCGCTTATTAACGGGATGTGTTATATCCGTGGTAACGCGATGGATTTCGACAACTGGGCGACAGCGCCGGGTCTGGAAGACTGGAGCTATCTCGACTGTCTGCCGTATTTTCGTAAAGCGGAAACCCGCGATATCGGCCCTGATGACTTCCACGGCGGCGACGGACCGGTCAGTGTTGCAACACCCAAGAACGGCAATAATCCGCTGTTCGAAGCCATGATTGAAGCGGGCGTGCAGGCCGGTTACTCGCGCACTGACGATCTTAATGGCTACAAGCAGGAAGGTTTTGGGCCGATGGACAGAACCGTGACGCCAAAAGGCCGTCGCGCCAGTACCGCCCGTGGCTATCTGGATCAGGCAAAACCACGCGCCAACCTGACTATCGTCACGCACGCGCTGACTGACCGGATCCTGTTTGAGGGCAAGCGCGCCGTGGGCGTCAGCTATTTCAAAGGCGACGACTACAACGCTAAAACTGCCAATGCCAAACGCGAAGTCTTGCTGTGCAGCGGTGCGATTGCGTCTCCGCAGATCCTGCAACGTTCCGGCGTCGGGGCGGCAGAATTGCTTAAGCGGCTGGAAATCCCGCTGGTGCACGACCTGCCTGGCGTCGGCGAGAATTTACAGGATCATCTGGAAATGTACCTGCAATACAGCTGCACGCAGCCGGTGTCGCTTTATCCGGCATTACAGATGCATAACCAGCCTGCGATAGGCGCTGAGTGGCTGTTCAAAGGCACCGGCGTGGGCGCGAGCAACCAGTTTGAAGCAGGCGGGTTTATCCGCAGCCGTGAAGAATTTGCCTGGCCGAACATTCAGTATCACTTCCTGCCGGTGGCGATTAATTACAACGGCAGCAATGCGGTGAAAGAGCACGGTTTCCAGGCCCACGTCGGTTCGATGCGCTCACCAAGCCGCGGCCGCGTGCAGGTTAAATCAAAAGATCCGCGTCAGCATCCGAGTATTTTGTTCAACTATATGGCGACGGAGCAGGACTGGCATGAGTTCCGTGATGCAATCCGCATCACCCGTGAAATCATGGCACAACCGGCGCTGGATCCGTACCGTGGTCGCGAAATCAGTCCGGGCGAAAATGTCCAGACCGATGAAGAGCTGGATGCGTTTATCCGCGAACATGCGGAAACCGCATTCCACCCGTCCTGCACCTGTAAAATGGGCATCGATGACATGGCGGTGGTCGACGGACAGGGGCGCGTTCACGGCATCGACGCTTTGCGGGTGGTAGATGCATCCATCATGCCGCAAATCATCACCGGCAATCTGAACGCCACGACTATCATGATTGCCGAAAAAATTGCCGATAAAATCCGTGGCCGCCAGCCGTTACCGCGCAGCACCACGGAATACTTCACCGCAGGTGATTTGCCGGTGCGCACCGAACCGATGAAGAAAACCGCCTGAAGCCTTTCATAAGGCATGATAAAAAGAGATATCCTTCGGGGTATCTCTTTTTTTAGCAGCCAGAAAGCTGCATTTTCATGCAAAGGCGGGGCAGGCATTCATGACCGAATCTTCATCTATCGACTGGCAGGATTATCATCATAGCGAACTGACCGCGCAGCAGCTTTACGCCATTCTGGCACTACGCAGTGAAGTGTTTGTCGTGGAACAAACCTGCATTTATCAGGACATCGACGGCCAGGATCTGACCGGTGAGAACCGTCATATCATCGCGTGGCTCGACGGTAAACCGGCGGCCTATGCGCGAATTTTGCGTCATGAAGAAGGCGTGGCTATCGGGCGAGTGATTGTGGCACCTTCGGCGCGGGGGCTCAAACTCGGCTACCAGCTGATGGAGCGGGCACTGGTTTCGTGCCAGAAACACTGGCCGGAATGCCGGGTGGCGATTTCAGCGCAGGCACATTTAGAAGCGTTTTACGGGAAGTTGGGGTTTGTGGTGTACACGGAGGTGTATGAGGAGGATGGGATCCCGCATGTGGGGATGGAGTTGATTATTTAATTTCAACTTCAACTTCAACTTCAACTTCAAATTCAACACCTTGGGCTGCCGCCCAAACTGGCCCAAAGGACGCGTAAACGCGCGCCCTCTGGACTCCCGCGTTTTTTAAAACACGTGCCGTGCATCCCGGCTCTGTTTCAGAAGCCGCAGCTATTGCCGCAAAATCCCGCCGCTGCGCGGTTCCCTCCGGTCGGGTTACAACCCGCGCAAAAACGCGCGGTTTTCCACCTCTCCTCCGGCGCGATTTTTGAACGCGGCCACAGCTTTTTAGGTCACAACTTCACCCGCTCGGATCATTTCGAAAAATCAAATACGTTTTGCAAATTTTCTTTTTTGTTTTTTTTTAAATGGTGGGATGGCGCGATAAAAAAATCCTGCTGAACGGAGCGGCTTCGAGACCTTAGGCTCGAAGACCGAGAGAAGGCACCGCGCAGCGGCAGGGTTTTGCGCCACGTGCGGAAGTACCAGAACATGTCCATCGTTCCAGCGAAAGCGTGTTTAAAAAAGCGGGGAGGGATCCAAGGGAGGGAAAGCACTTCCCTCCCTTGGTCGGTTTCGGCGCGAAACGCCCTGTGATCACTGCCGTTGAGAAACCGAAATATCCTCGGTTATTTTTAAAAAGCCACCGGTATTCAACCCGATAAATTTGCCAGCTTTCTAAAAGCGAAAAATTGTTATTTCCCGCTCCACGCCTTCAGATTCTGCTCTCTGACCGATAATTTCTGCTCTGGCGTCAACTTATTGTACTCCTTCGCCAGTCCGCTCTCCCAATCACCGTACAACGGGTTAGGCAGGACGATATATTGCGTGCCGAACTGCTGGTGATTCTGGTTCACGAAGGCGCGGCGCTGGGCGTTATCTTTGTGATAAGTCGCCGAGCCGAAGTCGTTCAGGTTGTCGCCGACGAACAATACGATGTGATAACCGGCGGCTTTGATGGAGTCGAAACGCACCTGTTTGTTCGAGGTGTCGGAGCTCAGTAACAGGGTTTGGTCATTCGCGCCGGTAAAGCCCAGACGATTCATGTTGTCCAGCGTGGCGGCGTATTCGCTGGTTTTACGGTTGGATACGTAGAACATGGTGCCGCCGTGGGTATTCACGTAGTTAGCGAATTCCACGGCGCCAGGAATGGCAGTCGCCTGACGTGCGGCAGTCCACTCTGACCAGGTTTTACTGTCGAATGGTTTGTTCGCTTTGACCTGCCACGCGCTGTAGGCGCTGTTATCAAGCATGGTCTCATCCAGATCCACCACCACGGCTTTCTTCTGGCCTGCCAGCGGCTGCGCTTTATCAAACGCCATTTTCGCGGTGTTGAATGCCTGATAGGTCAGTGCCTGATATTCACCTGACTGCTGGAACCAGTTCAGTGCCATCACCGACTGATCGTTCAGCTTTTGCTGAGCATCGGTTTTCTGCTGCGCACAGCCGCTCAGAGCCAGTATGATCAAGGCACTGGTGGTACAAAGCGAAACTTTATTCATTGGTTATCCCTGTTTTTGTTAAGAGAAGTTCTCATTCGTAAAATTCTTTGAAACTTTAGCAGATTCAGCGTGATGCGAAAGAGAAAAAGGCGAATTACGCGAGATGTGCCGTAAAACAACAAAAACAAAAAAGGCCGGAGGGTGAGTCCGGCCGAAAAAATCAAGACAGAGAGTAAAACATCGAATAATAATGAGGTGTAATTTGACTTAAATCAGAACTGATAAACCAGGCCAACAGCGGTAACGTCGTCGTTATTCAGGCCCAGTTTATTATCGTCATCCAGTTGGTTGATTTTATAATCAACATAGGCTGACATGTTTTTGTTGAAATAATAGGTTGCGCCCACGTCGAAATATTTAACCAGGTCTACGTCGCCGATGCCTTCAATATCTTTCCCTTTAGTCTGAACATAACCCAGAGAAGGGCGCAGACCGAAGTCGAACTGATATTGTGCTACTGCTTCAACGGTCTGGGTTTTATTAGCAAAACCGCTGCCTGCCGGTGCGCCTGCAATACCTGCCGGAACGGTAATAGCGATCATATTACGGGTTTCAGCATACATAGCGGCTAAATAAACACCGTTAGCATCGTATTTCATACCGCCAGTCCATGCGTCCGCTTTATCGCCTTTGCCATAGGCGGAGTTGCTCTGGCCGGTGGTGCGGTCAGAAGAGGCGTATGCGCCACCGAAGCTCACGCCGGTATCGCCCAGTGCGTAGGTGGTGGAAAGCGCATAACCGTCGCCGTTCGCCGTGCTGCTGCTGCGACCGTCGTTTTCGTTTTTACCCTGATATTGAAGGGCAACGTTCAGGCCATCCACCATGCCGAAGAAGCCACGGTTACGGTAGGTAGCCACGCCGTTGGTACGGCCAGTCATGAAGCGGTCAGCCTTGGTGTAACCGTCGCCGCCAAATTCAGGGAACATATCGGTCCAGGCTTCGAC comes from the Enterobacteriaceae bacterium Kacie_13 genome and includes:
- a CDS encoding BCCT family transporter, which encodes MATADTTEKHSEKPRDQLNKVVFFTSAGLILAFTLMTIFFTDLSGKWISLTLNWVSATFGWYYMLAATLYIVFVVFIACSRFGSIKLGPEQSKPEFSMMSWAAMLFAAGIGIDLMFFSVAEPVTQYMLPPEGNGQTLEAARQAMTWTLFHYGLTGWAMYALMGIALGYFSYRYNLPLTIRSALYPIFGKRINGPIGHSVDIAAVVGTIFGIATTLGIGVVQLNYGLKVLFHIPENLTVQAALILLSVVMATVSVTSGVNKGIRILSELNVLLALGLILFLLFFGNTEFLLNALVLNIGDYINRFMGMTLNTFAFDRPTEWMNSWTLFFWAWWVAWSPFVGLFLARISRGRTIRQFVLGTLIIPFVFTLLWLSIFGNSALYQILHGNLDFANEVISHPERGVYSLLAQYPGFTLSASVATITGLLFYVTSADSGSLVLGNFTSKLADINNDAPNWLRIFWSVTIGVLTLGMLMTDGVSALQNTTVIMGLPFSFVIFFIMAGLYKSLRLEDYRRASTQQSLAPLPATSDAALNWKQRLSRVMNYPGTTHTQKMMDTVCRPAMQEVAQELELRGAKVTFTEHEPEEDEKISHLELQVALGEEQNFIYQIWPVRYAVPAFTYRARAGKSNYYRLETFLLEGTQGNDLMDFTKHQVINDILDQYERHLNFLHINREAPGNTLTFPE
- the betI gene encoding transcriptional regulator BetI produces the protein MPKVGMQPIRRQQLIEATLAAVNEVGMHDASISQIARRAGVSNGIISHYFRDKNGLLEATMRYLLSHLGEGVQLRLSQMTDTAPTARLHAIAEANFDDSQTNSAAMKTWLAFWASSMHHPQLYRLQQVNSRRLYSNLCSEFRRFLPKAEARLAAQSTAALIDGLWLRGALSGKEFNRAEAMKITRRHIEAQLIQVQQ
- the betB gene encoding betaine-aldehyde dehydrogenase → MSRYGKQKLYINGRFQDSTGDDTFDAINPANGEVIAQLSAATQADVSLAVKAAHKGQKVWAAMTAMSRSRILRRAVDILRDRNDELAAIETADTGKALSETLAVDIVTGADVLEYYAGLIPAIEGQQIPLRDSSFVYTRREPLGVVAGIGAWNYPIQIALWKSAPALAAGNAMVFKPSENTSLTALKLAEIYTEAGVPDGVFSVVTGAASVGQALTDHPDIAKVSFTGGVKTGKKVMASASASTLKEVTMELGGKSPLIVFEDADLDKAADIAMMANFYSSGQVCTNGTRVFIPKALQKAFEAKVLERVKRIRMGDPTDENVNFGPLVSFAHMESVLRYIESGKQEGATLLTGGERVTTGEFAKGAYVAPTVFSDCRDDMLIVREEIFGPVMSILTYESEEEVIRRANDTEYGLAAGLVTQDLNRAHRVIHKLEAGICWVNTWGESAAEMPVGGYKHSGVGRENGVTTLEHYTQIKSVQVELGEFSSVF
- the betA gene encoding choline dehydrogenase: MDYDYIIIGAGSAGNVLATRLTEDSSVSVLLLEAGGPDYRLDFRTQMPAALAFPLQGRRYNWAYETDPEPHMNNRRMECGRGKGLGGSSLINGMCYIRGNAMDFDNWATAPGLEDWSYLDCLPYFRKAETRDIGPDDFHGGDGPVSVATPKNGNNPLFEAMIEAGVQAGYSRTDDLNGYKQEGFGPMDRTVTPKGRRASTARGYLDQAKPRANLTIVTHALTDRILFEGKRAVGVSYFKGDDYNAKTANAKREVLLCSGAIASPQILQRSGVGAAELLKRLEIPLVHDLPGVGENLQDHLEMYLQYSCTQPVSLYPALQMHNQPAIGAEWLFKGTGVGASNQFEAGGFIRSREEFAWPNIQYHFLPVAINYNGSNAVKEHGFQAHVGSMRSPSRGRVQVKSKDPRQHPSILFNYMATEQDWHEFRDAIRITREIMAQPALDPYRGREISPGENVQTDEELDAFIREHAETAFHPSCTCKMGIDDMAVVDGQGRVHGIDALRVVDASIMPQIITGNLNATTIMIAEKIADKIRGRQPLPRSTTEYFTAGDLPVRTEPMKKTA
- a CDS encoding GNAT family N-acetyltransferase; translated protein: MTESSSIDWQDYHHSELTAQQLYAILALRSEVFVVEQTCIYQDIDGQDLTGENRHIIAWLDGKPAAYARILRHEEGVAIGRVIVAPSARGLKLGYQLMERALVSCQKHWPECRVAISAQAHLEAFYGKLGFVVYTEVYEEDGIPHVGMELII
- a CDS encoding 5'-nucleotidase, lipoprotein e(P4) family — translated: MNKVSLCTTSALIILALSGCAQQKTDAQQKLNDQSVMALNWFQQSGEYQALTYQAFNTAKMAFDKAQPLAGQKKAVVVDLDETMLDNSAYSAWQVKANKPFDSKTWSEWTAARQATAIPGAVEFANYVNTHGGTMFYVSNRKTSEYAATLDNMNRLGFTGANDQTLLLSSDTSNKQVRFDSIKAAGYHIVLFVGDNLNDFGSATYHKDNAQRRAFVNQNHQQFGTQYIVLPNPLYGDWESGLAKEYNKLTPEQKLSVREQNLKAWSGK
- the ompC gene encoding porin OmpC; the protein is MKRNILALLIPGLLIASGAHAAEIYNKDGNKLDLYGKVKGLHYFSDAPGNDGDQSYVRFGFKGQTQINDLITGYGQWEYNVMANHAESDSKSPSTSGTKTRLGFAGLKFGQYGSIDYGRNYGALYDVEAWTDMFPEFGGDGYTKADRFMTGRTNGVATYRNRGFFGMVDGLNVALQYQGKNENDGRSSSTANGDGYALSTTYALGDTGVSFGGAYASSDRTTGQSNSAYGKGDKADAWTGGMKYDANGVYLAAMYAETRNMIAITVPAGIAGAPAGSGFANKTQTVEAVAQYQFDFGLRPSLGYVQTKGKDIEGIGDVDLVKYFDVGATYYFNKNMSAYVDYKINQLDDDNKLGLNNDDVTAVGLVYQF